One stretch of Cervus canadensis isolate Bull #8, Minnesota chromosome 5, ASM1932006v1, whole genome shotgun sequence DNA includes these proteins:
- the LMAN2L gene encoding VIP36-like protein isoform X4, with protein sequence MAVALAPSGWWRRWRRRLSAREVSRMLLLLLLLGSGQGPRQVGAGQTFEYLKREHSLSKPYQGVGTSSSSLWNLMGNAMVMTQYIRLTPDMQSKQGALWNRVPCFLRDWELQVHFRIHGQGKKNLHGDGLAIWYTKDRMQPGPVFGNMDKFVGLGVFVDTYPNEEKQQEAQKRRYSPGVQRVFPYISAMVNNGSLSYDHERDGRPTELGGCTAIVRNLHYDTFLVIRYVKRHLTIMMDIDGKHEWRDCIEVPGVRLPRGYYFGTSSITGDLSDNHDVISLKLFELTVERTPEEEKLHRDVFLPSVDNMKLPERPESEAFLLSAPRNLDLCGCPWEAREERY encoded by the exons ATGGCGGTGGCCCTGGCACCCTCTGGGTggtggcggcggtggcggcggcgttTGTCGGCACGGGAAGTTTCCAGGATGttgctccttctccttttgctggGGTCTGGGCAGGGGCCACGGCAAGTCGGGGCGGGTCAAACGTTCGAGTACTTGAAACGGGAGCACTCGCTGTCGAAGCCCTACCAGG GTGTGGGCACAAGCAGTTCCTCCCTGTGGAATCTGATGGGCAATGCCATGGTGATGACCCAGTATATCCGCCTTACCCCGGATATGCAAAGTAAACAGGGTGCCCTGTGGAACCGGGTG CCGTGTTTCCTGAGAGACTGGGAGTTGCAGGTGCACTTCAGAATCCACGGGCAAGGGAAGAAGAACTTGCACGGGGATGGCTTGGCCATCTGGTACACGAAGGATCGGATGCAGCCAG gGCCTGTGTTTGGAAACATGGACAAATTTGTGGGGCTGGGAGTATTTGTAGACACCTATCCCAATGAGGAGAAGCAGCAAGAG GCCCAGAAGAGGCGGTATTCTCCAGGAGTCCAG CGGGTGTTCCCCTACATCTCAGCCATGGTGAACAACGGCTCGCTCAGCTACGATCACGAGCGGGATGGGCGGCCTACAGAGCTGGGGGGCTGCACGGCCATCGTCCGCAACCTCCATTACGACACCTTCCTTGTGATCCGCTACGTCAAGAGGCACCTGACG ATAATGATGGACATCGACGGCAAGCACGAGTGGAGGGACTGCATAGAGGTGCCGGGGGTCCGCCTGCCCCGGGGCTACTACTTTGGCACCTCGTCCATCACGGGCGACCTCTCGG ACAACCACGATGTCATTTCCCTGAAGCTGTTTGAGCTGACGGTGGAGAGGACCCCGGAAGAGGAGAAGCTGCATCGCGACGTGTTCCTGCCCTCAGTGGACAACATGAAGCTGCCTGAGA GACCAGAGTCGGAAGCGTTTCTACTGAGTGCCCCCCGCAACCTTGACCTGTGTGGCTGTCCCTGGGAGGCGCGGGAGGAGCGCTACTGA
- the LMAN2L gene encoding VIP36-like protein isoform X3 has translation MAVALAPSGWWRRWRRRLSAREVSRMLLLLLLLGSGQGPRQVGAGQTFEYLKREHSLSKPYQGVGTSSSSLWNLMGNAMVMTQYIRLTPDMQSKQGALWNRVPCFLRDWELQVHFRIHGQGKKNLHGDGLAIWYTKDRMQPGPVFGNMDKFVGLGVFVDTYPNEEKQQEAQKRRYSPGVQRVFPYISAMVNNGSLSYDHERDGRPTELGGCTAIVRNLHYDTFLVIRYVKRHLTIMMDIDGKHEWRDCIEVPGVRLPRGYYFGTSSITGDLSDNHDVISLKLFELTVERTPEEEKLHRDVFLPSVDNMKLPESEHRGPGKGPHGRPGGTRVGSVSTECPPQP, from the exons ATGGCGGTGGCCCTGGCACCCTCTGGGTggtggcggcggtggcggcggcgttTGTCGGCACGGGAAGTTTCCAGGATGttgctccttctccttttgctggGGTCTGGGCAGGGGCCACGGCAAGTCGGGGCGGGTCAAACGTTCGAGTACTTGAAACGGGAGCACTCGCTGTCGAAGCCCTACCAGG GTGTGGGCACAAGCAGTTCCTCCCTGTGGAATCTGATGGGCAATGCCATGGTGATGACCCAGTATATCCGCCTTACCCCGGATATGCAAAGTAAACAGGGTGCCCTGTGGAACCGGGTG CCGTGTTTCCTGAGAGACTGGGAGTTGCAGGTGCACTTCAGAATCCACGGGCAAGGGAAGAAGAACTTGCACGGGGATGGCTTGGCCATCTGGTACACGAAGGATCGGATGCAGCCAG gGCCTGTGTTTGGAAACATGGACAAATTTGTGGGGCTGGGAGTATTTGTAGACACCTATCCCAATGAGGAGAAGCAGCAAGAG GCCCAGAAGAGGCGGTATTCTCCAGGAGTCCAG CGGGTGTTCCCCTACATCTCAGCCATGGTGAACAACGGCTCGCTCAGCTACGATCACGAGCGGGATGGGCGGCCTACAGAGCTGGGGGGCTGCACGGCCATCGTCCGCAACCTCCATTACGACACCTTCCTTGTGATCCGCTACGTCAAGAGGCACCTGACG ATAATGATGGACATCGACGGCAAGCACGAGTGGAGGGACTGCATAGAGGTGCCGGGGGTCCGCCTGCCCCGGGGCTACTACTTTGGCACCTCGTCCATCACGGGCGACCTCTCGG ACAACCACGATGTCATTTCCCTGAAGCTGTTTGAGCTGACGGTGGAGAGGACCCCGGAAGAGGAGAAGCTGCATCGCGACGTGTTCCTGCCCTCAGTGGACAACATGAAGCTGCCTGAGAGTGAGCACAGGGGTCCCGGGAAAGGGCCCCACGGCCGGCCAGGGGG GACCAGAGTCGGAAGCGTTTCTACTGAGTGCCCCCCGCAACCTTGA
- the LMAN2L gene encoding VIP36-like protein isoform X6: MQPGPVFGNMDKFVGLGVFVDTYPNEEKQQEAQKRRYSPGVQRVFPYISAMVNNGSLSYDHERDGRPTELGGCTAIVRNLHYDTFLVIRYVKRHLTIMMDIDGKHEWRDCIEVPGVRLPRGYYFGTSSITGDLSDNHDVISLKLFELTVERTPEEEKLHRDVFLPSVDNMKLPEMTAPLPPLSGLALFLIVFFSLVFSVFAIVIGIILYNKWQDQSRKRFY; encoded by the exons ATGCAGCCAG gGCCTGTGTTTGGAAACATGGACAAATTTGTGGGGCTGGGAGTATTTGTAGACACCTATCCCAATGAGGAGAAGCAGCAAGAG GCCCAGAAGAGGCGGTATTCTCCAGGAGTCCAG CGGGTGTTCCCCTACATCTCAGCCATGGTGAACAACGGCTCGCTCAGCTACGATCACGAGCGGGATGGGCGGCCTACAGAGCTGGGGGGCTGCACGGCCATCGTCCGCAACCTCCATTACGACACCTTCCTTGTGATCCGCTACGTCAAGAGGCACCTGACG ATAATGATGGACATCGACGGCAAGCACGAGTGGAGGGACTGCATAGAGGTGCCGGGGGTCCGCCTGCCCCGGGGCTACTACTTTGGCACCTCGTCCATCACGGGCGACCTCTCGG ACAACCACGATGTCATTTCCCTGAAGCTGTTTGAGCTGACGGTGGAGAGGACCCCGGAAGAGGAGAAGCTGCATCGCGACGTGTTCCTGCCCTCAGTGGACAACATGAAGCTGCCTGAGA TGACAGCCCCGCTGCCTCCCCTCAGCGGCCTGGCCCTCTTTCTCATCgtctttttctctctggtgtTTTCCGTCTTTGCCATTGTCATCGGGATCATCCTCTACAACAAATGGCAGGACCAGAGTCGGAAGCGTTTCTACTGA
- the LMAN2L gene encoding VIP36-like protein isoform X7, producing MAWPSGTRRIGCSQRVFPYISAMVNNGSLSYDHERDGRPTELGGCTAIVRNLHYDTFLVIRYVKRHLTIMMDIDGKHEWRDCIEVPGVRLPRGYYFGTSSITGDLSDNHDVISLKLFELTVERTPEEEKLHRDVFLPSVDNMKLPEMTAPLPPLSGLALFLIVFFSLVFSVFAIVIGIILYNKWQDQSRKRFY from the exons ATGGCTTGGCCATCTGGTACACGAAGGATCGGATGCAGCCAG CGGGTGTTCCCCTACATCTCAGCCATGGTGAACAACGGCTCGCTCAGCTACGATCACGAGCGGGATGGGCGGCCTACAGAGCTGGGGGGCTGCACGGCCATCGTCCGCAACCTCCATTACGACACCTTCCTTGTGATCCGCTACGTCAAGAGGCACCTGACG ATAATGATGGACATCGACGGCAAGCACGAGTGGAGGGACTGCATAGAGGTGCCGGGGGTCCGCCTGCCCCGGGGCTACTACTTTGGCACCTCGTCCATCACGGGCGACCTCTCGG ACAACCACGATGTCATTTCCCTGAAGCTGTTTGAGCTGACGGTGGAGAGGACCCCGGAAGAGGAGAAGCTGCATCGCGACGTGTTCCTGCCCTCAGTGGACAACATGAAGCTGCCTGAGA TGACAGCCCCGCTGCCTCCCCTCAGCGGCCTGGCCCTCTTTCTCATCgtctttttctctctggtgtTTTCCGTCTTTGCCATTGTCATCGGGATCATCCTCTACAACAAATGGCAGGACCAGAGTCGGAAGCGTTTCTACTGA
- the LMAN2L gene encoding VIP36-like protein isoform X1 codes for MAVALAPSGWWRRWRRRLSAREVSRMLLLLLLLGSGQGPRQVGAGQTFEYLKREHSLSKPYQGVGTSSSSLWNLMGNAMVMTQYIRLTPDMQSKQGALWNRVPCFLRDWELQVHFRIHGQGKKNLHGDGLAIWYTKDRMQPGPVFGNMDKFVGLGVFVDTYPNEEKQQEAQKRRYSPGVQRVFPYISAMVNNGSLSYDHERDGRPTELGGCTAIVRNLHYDTFLVIRYVKRHLTIMMDIDGKHEWRDCIEVPGVRLPRGYYFGTSSITGDLSDNHDVISLKLFELTVERTPEEEKLHRDVFLPSVDNMKLPEMTAPLPPLSGLALFLIVFFSLVFSVFAIVIGIILYNKWQDQSRKRFY; via the exons ATGGCGGTGGCCCTGGCACCCTCTGGGTggtggcggcggtggcggcggcgttTGTCGGCACGGGAAGTTTCCAGGATGttgctccttctccttttgctggGGTCTGGGCAGGGGCCACGGCAAGTCGGGGCGGGTCAAACGTTCGAGTACTTGAAACGGGAGCACTCGCTGTCGAAGCCCTACCAGG GTGTGGGCACAAGCAGTTCCTCCCTGTGGAATCTGATGGGCAATGCCATGGTGATGACCCAGTATATCCGCCTTACCCCGGATATGCAAAGTAAACAGGGTGCCCTGTGGAACCGGGTG CCGTGTTTCCTGAGAGACTGGGAGTTGCAGGTGCACTTCAGAATCCACGGGCAAGGGAAGAAGAACTTGCACGGGGATGGCTTGGCCATCTGGTACACGAAGGATCGGATGCAGCCAG gGCCTGTGTTTGGAAACATGGACAAATTTGTGGGGCTGGGAGTATTTGTAGACACCTATCCCAATGAGGAGAAGCAGCAAGAG GCCCAGAAGAGGCGGTATTCTCCAGGAGTCCAG CGGGTGTTCCCCTACATCTCAGCCATGGTGAACAACGGCTCGCTCAGCTACGATCACGAGCGGGATGGGCGGCCTACAGAGCTGGGGGGCTGCACGGCCATCGTCCGCAACCTCCATTACGACACCTTCCTTGTGATCCGCTACGTCAAGAGGCACCTGACG ATAATGATGGACATCGACGGCAAGCACGAGTGGAGGGACTGCATAGAGGTGCCGGGGGTCCGCCTGCCCCGGGGCTACTACTTTGGCACCTCGTCCATCACGGGCGACCTCTCGG ACAACCACGATGTCATTTCCCTGAAGCTGTTTGAGCTGACGGTGGAGAGGACCCCGGAAGAGGAGAAGCTGCATCGCGACGTGTTCCTGCCCTCAGTGGACAACATGAAGCTGCCTGAGA TGACAGCCCCGCTGCCTCCCCTCAGCGGCCTGGCCCTCTTTCTCATCgtctttttctctctggtgtTTTCCGTCTTTGCCATTGTCATCGGGATCATCCTCTACAACAAATGGCAGGACCAGAGTCGGAAGCGTTTCTACTGA
- the LMAN2L gene encoding VIP36-like protein isoform X2 translates to MAVALAPSGWWRRWRRRLSAREVSRMLLLLLLLGSGQGPRQVGAGQTFEYLKREHSLSKPYQGVGTSSSSLWNLMGNAMVMTQYIRLTPDMQSKQGALWNRVPCFLRDWELQVHFRIHGQGKKNLHGDGLAIWYTKDRMQPGPVFGNMDKFVGLGVFVDTYPNEEKQQERVFPYISAMVNNGSLSYDHERDGRPTELGGCTAIVRNLHYDTFLVIRYVKRHLTIMMDIDGKHEWRDCIEVPGVRLPRGYYFGTSSITGDLSDNHDVISLKLFELTVERTPEEEKLHRDVFLPSVDNMKLPEMTAPLPPLSGLALFLIVFFSLVFSVFAIVIGIILYNKWQDQSRKRFY, encoded by the exons ATGGCGGTGGCCCTGGCACCCTCTGGGTggtggcggcggtggcggcggcgttTGTCGGCACGGGAAGTTTCCAGGATGttgctccttctccttttgctggGGTCTGGGCAGGGGCCACGGCAAGTCGGGGCGGGTCAAACGTTCGAGTACTTGAAACGGGAGCACTCGCTGTCGAAGCCCTACCAGG GTGTGGGCACAAGCAGTTCCTCCCTGTGGAATCTGATGGGCAATGCCATGGTGATGACCCAGTATATCCGCCTTACCCCGGATATGCAAAGTAAACAGGGTGCCCTGTGGAACCGGGTG CCGTGTTTCCTGAGAGACTGGGAGTTGCAGGTGCACTTCAGAATCCACGGGCAAGGGAAGAAGAACTTGCACGGGGATGGCTTGGCCATCTGGTACACGAAGGATCGGATGCAGCCAG gGCCTGTGTTTGGAAACATGGACAAATTTGTGGGGCTGGGAGTATTTGTAGACACCTATCCCAATGAGGAGAAGCAGCAAGAG CGGGTGTTCCCCTACATCTCAGCCATGGTGAACAACGGCTCGCTCAGCTACGATCACGAGCGGGATGGGCGGCCTACAGAGCTGGGGGGCTGCACGGCCATCGTCCGCAACCTCCATTACGACACCTTCCTTGTGATCCGCTACGTCAAGAGGCACCTGACG ATAATGATGGACATCGACGGCAAGCACGAGTGGAGGGACTGCATAGAGGTGCCGGGGGTCCGCCTGCCCCGGGGCTACTACTTTGGCACCTCGTCCATCACGGGCGACCTCTCGG ACAACCACGATGTCATTTCCCTGAAGCTGTTTGAGCTGACGGTGGAGAGGACCCCGGAAGAGGAGAAGCTGCATCGCGACGTGTTCCTGCCCTCAGTGGACAACATGAAGCTGCCTGAGA TGACAGCCCCGCTGCCTCCCCTCAGCGGCCTGGCCCTCTTTCTCATCgtctttttctctctggtgtTTTCCGTCTTTGCCATTGTCATCGGGATCATCCTCTACAACAAATGGCAGGACCAGAGTCGGAAGCGTTTCTACTGA
- the LMAN2L gene encoding VIP36-like protein isoform X5: MGNAMVMTQYIRLTPDMQSKQGALWNRVPCFLRDWELQVHFRIHGQGKKNLHGDGLAIWYTKDRMQPGPVFGNMDKFVGLGVFVDTYPNEEKQQEAQKRRYSPGVQRVFPYISAMVNNGSLSYDHERDGRPTELGGCTAIVRNLHYDTFLVIRYVKRHLTIMMDIDGKHEWRDCIEVPGVRLPRGYYFGTSSITGDLSDNHDVISLKLFELTVERTPEEEKLHRDVFLPSVDNMKLPEMTAPLPPLSGLALFLIVFFSLVFSVFAIVIGIILYNKWQDQSRKRFY; encoded by the exons ATGGGCAATGCCATGGTGATGACCCAGTATATCCGCCTTACCCCGGATATGCAAAGTAAACAGGGTGCCCTGTGGAACCGGGTG CCGTGTTTCCTGAGAGACTGGGAGTTGCAGGTGCACTTCAGAATCCACGGGCAAGGGAAGAAGAACTTGCACGGGGATGGCTTGGCCATCTGGTACACGAAGGATCGGATGCAGCCAG gGCCTGTGTTTGGAAACATGGACAAATTTGTGGGGCTGGGAGTATTTGTAGACACCTATCCCAATGAGGAGAAGCAGCAAGAG GCCCAGAAGAGGCGGTATTCTCCAGGAGTCCAG CGGGTGTTCCCCTACATCTCAGCCATGGTGAACAACGGCTCGCTCAGCTACGATCACGAGCGGGATGGGCGGCCTACAGAGCTGGGGGGCTGCACGGCCATCGTCCGCAACCTCCATTACGACACCTTCCTTGTGATCCGCTACGTCAAGAGGCACCTGACG ATAATGATGGACATCGACGGCAAGCACGAGTGGAGGGACTGCATAGAGGTGCCGGGGGTCCGCCTGCCCCGGGGCTACTACTTTGGCACCTCGTCCATCACGGGCGACCTCTCGG ACAACCACGATGTCATTTCCCTGAAGCTGTTTGAGCTGACGGTGGAGAGGACCCCGGAAGAGGAGAAGCTGCATCGCGACGTGTTCCTGCCCTCAGTGGACAACATGAAGCTGCCTGAGA TGACAGCCCCGCTGCCTCCCCTCAGCGGCCTGGCCCTCTTTCTCATCgtctttttctctctggtgtTTTCCGTCTTTGCCATTGTCATCGGGATCATCCTCTACAACAAATGGCAGGACCAGAGTCGGAAGCGTTTCTACTGA